DNA from Gadus chalcogrammus isolate NIFS_2021 chromosome 11, NIFS_Gcha_1.0, whole genome shotgun sequence:
tgtctctgacctgtctctctcacctgtctTTCTCACCTGTGAGTCTCTCTTACCTGTGTGTCTCACACCTGTCTCTCACTTGTCTCTctcacctgtgtgtctctcttactTGTGTGTCTCTCACCTGTGTCTCTCACCTGTGTCTCTCACGTGTgtctctcacctgtctctctcacctgtgTCTCTCACCTGCGTGTCTTTcttacctgtgtgtctctcacctgCCATTcttacctgtctgtccctcaccTGTGTGTCCAGGAAGTGGCCCCTGGGCTGGAGCCCGCCCCCCAGGACAGGGTGAAGGACCTAAAGAGGCAGACCGACGAGGTGATTGATACCTTGGAACAAAACATGAAGCGCCTGGTTAAACGAGAGGAAAACCTGGAAGGCCTCGAGTATATTTccatggagctggaggaggaggtgactgTTACCGCATCTTCTGTTAATAAAGTTGAACGCGTTGGTATTTTTCTACCAAAATATGTATTCTTGAATTACATTGTAATTCGATGCTTTTAATAGTAATTTTTGTAATTGTGTGActcaaaaaaatgcattttgagTCAATGTAACAATATAGATATTTTGTTAATAATGTATTCAAACAATATATGTGATGTAATAAAGCCAAATTCTTAGTATGCCCGAAGAATGGACAGCAGTTCCATCCTTATTTGACGTTTGTGAGATTAGTAGTTGGTGAGAAAATACACTGGACAGAATCGTCCAGAAGAACCCGCACAAGGCCCGCCTAGCGCCAGAGGGTGCAGAACCAgcgcagaaccccccccccccccccccccccgcccccccccccggtgtgcCCGGGCCTCCAGCTCTCCCCAGGCTGCTGGGCGGTCCCAGCGGTACCCCCCCATCCCTGGAGGACCCCTCAGctgacctcccccctccctctctcccagaccAAGGTCTTCAAGCAGACGGCCAAAAAGGTGAAGCGCTCCTACTGGTGGAAGAGCGTCAAGCTGGTCGTGGTCGTCGTGGTGgtcgtcctcgtcgtcgtcctcgtcaTCATCCTCGTCATCGTCCTGTTTGCCAAAGGGGTCATCCCCAAACCATAAACAACCTCACCCTCAcgtagacacactcacacacacagacctgtttGTGTTCATTTACATGTACAATATGGCTCGTACACCGTACACGATCATTCAAACatacattcagggcattcagcagatgcttttatcgaaagcgacttacaataaatccatttgccagaggaaagagaaacaacaatatatcgctgtcggtacagtaagaatgTTCCTAGAACTTTGTGGTCAGTGTACATGGCGAAGGATAACGCAAAGGTAGGTCTACTTAATAGGCTATTAACACAGTTAATTAATTACAACCGTGGTGGTTGACTACATTCGTGGACGTATAATCCTCGTTGTTATATGAATATATGAAGAATGCATTCCCCTTTTCCCTAATCCACTTATAATGCGAACTGCCATTCGCTACATTATTTTACCGTCCGATTAAAAAGTATGTGTAAACATTGTATAATTAAAATAGCATAGGCTACACAGGTTGGGGGTTGTGTCCATCCTTTATTTCAGTTGTGTGATTCTTATTGGAAAATGCTGCATATTCACATATTTGCATGTGATTCCTTTTTCAGTTCTCCCCTTTTTTTCAGTGTTCTTATCTGATTGGTGCCAATTTACCGTTAGTCCTCTTCAAAGGCTGACCAATCCCAGCCGTTTGTTTGACTTCCTTCCCACTTCTTTTCATGGACGTGTGTTAATGACGTTATAAGTATATTCAAACACTTTGTTCCCTTTTCTGTATCTTTCTCTGCTTTTGTCTGTAACCCATCTATAAACTGTGTGCTCACAAAACATgaacatgaaaataaatgaacattTTTTCTCAATTACAACGTTTAGATTCTCATTACCTCCAGAGTACAGATGTGCCCCACATGTGGTGGGAAGGAAGTGATTCTCTTCTTGTGCCAACGGCTCAAAGATGCATCAATTTGAATCCATAGCGGTTGGTTGAAGTCTGGAATGGAGACGGGGAGACGGCTTCAAGGTGGACACACAGGACCTACACCTTACAATaggtgcgtacattaagtgccagaagGGTGCAGAACAACCCCAGAACCTCGGGTCCCTGATGTGTGTCCCATGGTTCTCCGATATAAGAGGGAAGTTGTGTTCCCTCACACCTGACCCCTGGCGttcctccttctgaatccctctCCCCGTCTAAAGGACATTCTAGTCCATGATACTGATTCTCTAACCCTCCGTTTCTCCCGAGCGGGCCGCATCTACAGACCTGTTAACGATATACTGTAGAGGCTGAATATACCAATCAATATCTCACCAACACTATCCATTAGATAGTAGGTCTTTTATTTACTCTTTATCATATGTTTGTCTCTGGTCGCTCAGAGCAGCCTACTTCAGTTACATTCCTTGGCTTCGATGCTGCACCCATCTTGCTGGAACCGGTTATGGCCCGGTCAATAACTGAATCCGaaagtgattattattattatttttctttttgtcacTCTGGTTTATTGCAATGCCTTTTGCATCAATGTGACGCCATAACCGGTCGGTTAAGGCCTGGGACGGTGAatcccaggacacacacacgagccTTCTGCTGAGGAGGAACAAACTGAGGTTTCAGTTTGAGGAAGAGAATATTTACCAGGAAGTCACCGAAGAGAGGACACGCAATCCATTTCAAACCGGGATCACCAATCGATTGGTGCAGGACTCCAGTGTGTGAATAATGGATACTGATCCGGTAGGTGACTATAGTGTTGAGGATATAACCCATTTAAACTGTCAGGACAAGTTATCATAACCCGTTTAAACTGTCAGAACAAGTTGACATTAACTACTAAGTGTGTCCTCACCTTGTATTTAGGGGATTGAAAGGAGTTTGAAAGACAAACTCCCTAATTCACTTTTTCCCTGGCTTGTTCTTCATCAAATTCTTTCGGCTTCTTTTTAAGACCTTAACTACTTCTATCTTTACCCTAAGTGCTCCATCGGAATTTTTAAATGTTCAACCTGTATTGGAATTGATGATTACTTATTTTCAGCAGTATGaaggctctctctctatatgcTATTAATGTAAGCACCAATTtaatctgtgtgtctctcttaccTGCGTGTCTCTTACCTGTTTGTCTGTTCACCTGTGTGTCtcttacctgtgtgtctgttcacctgtgtgtctcttacctgtgtgtctgtttacctgtgtgtctcttacc
Protein-coding regions in this window:
- the LOC130391552 gene encoding vesicle-associated membrane protein 8-like; protein product: MDIDPEVAPGLEPAPQDRVKDLKRQTDEVIDTLEQNMKRLVKREENLEGLEYISMELEEETKVFKQTAKKVKRSYWWKSVKLVVVVVVVVLVVVLVIILVIVLFAKGVIPKP